In Aspergillus fumigatus Af293 chromosome 6, whole genome shotgun sequence, the genomic window atctccttcttaCTTGATTACCccatatcttcttctttcaaTTTCCCATTGTTCCCATTGTCATATATCGATTCGCCTTTGTTCAAGTCTTCCCGTTCTTCAGTGCACAGGAAAGGCCTGTTCTTACCAGTGCACCAGTACATTTGTGGGTACTTTGGCCACCCACGTTGTGACATTGTCTTGCCTGCCTTCAAAAGCTCGTTCGTAAGATCCTCTGCATCTCTGACCTACCGCATCCACCCGAAGTATTACTGGGACCTCTTTGCTTTTTGGGAAGTTGACACTGGAGATCGCAAGGGACCGAACAACTGGCGCAGCAATTTAAACATCAAAAGCCTTCGAGAGCCCAACTGTGCTGTCAAGGAGACCTCTATGGGATTCTTGGATCCCCACCGTCCTTCTGTCAGCAGAAACTGAGAGAGATAGATATTGGTATCGAGAGAGTTGGGGATTCCACGACATCCAACGTTATCTCACCTTGTTCGCGACGCAATGGAAACAGCAGAACCAGTTTCATACGAGTTCACTGGCCATGCGATGGGTTCAATGGCTCCTCGTCGGTTACTGCACGCTGGCCTTGGGTCAAACTTCTCTTATTACAATAACCCGGCtacctcttttcctttgccttACCACCCATCGTCTTCCACGCCGTATGGTTTCAGTCATACGATAAACCAGCACCCTCATCAACTCCCGGGCTATCAGCACTTCTATCTTACGAATCATCCATCGCTCAATTCCCAGCCAGTACGTCTCTCATCTGAACCGCCAACCGTTCAACAGATTCCCGACATACGCCCAGCGAAGAACGCCATCAGTCGCATTGTGGGAAAGCCATTGGCAAAGTCGGAACAGAGCGCATCATCGCAACCCATTGCAGCGGCTCAACCGCCAGCCACTGGGGTTACCCAAGAGAAGGGCCCCGGTTCGACTGAGATTGAGTTCTCAACGGAGGTGGACATCCTTATGAAAACTATTCAAGCAAAAGCTGTCCCTCAACAGTCGGCTCTACAGTGTTTACCGCCTCTCCAACAGTTGACACACGGCGGTGAGAATGGCTTCTCTCAGGCCTATGCCATGGCTTCGTCAACTTTGCGATGCAACGTGGCGGTTGAGGAGCTCGCTTCCCGGCCAGGAAAGAAACGAAAGTACATATGTCGACTTCCCAACTGTGGAAAGAGCTTTGCCCAGAAAACTCATTTGGATATCCACATGAGGGCTCACACTGGGGATAAGCCCTTTGTAAGTGCACCTAAAAATAAGCCCACATCTCGGAACCTCGGCTTCTGACATTGCATTTTGTCGTAAGGTATGCAAAGAGCCTTCTTGCGGACAGCGTTTCTCCCAATTGGGCAATCTCAAGGTAACGCACTAAGAGAACTCCCTACCGATGGTGAATGAATAGGATCCTGACATATAATGGCCATAACTAGACACATCAACGACGCCATACAGGCGAAAAGCCCTTCTCCTGTGATATCTGCCAGAAGCGATTCGCCCAAAGAGGCAATGTTCGTGCCCACAAGATCACTCACCAACATGCTAAGCCCTTCACTTGTCTACTAGATGACTGTGGGAAACAGTTCACTCAGCTGGGTAACCTGAAGGTATATTGTCTCATGAAACAGGTGGCTCTGATCCCGGAAACTCTTTGGGCTAATGGACTGGAAAGTCGCACCAGAACAAGTTCCACGCCACTACGCTAAGAACGTTGACTCTGAAGTTTTCTCAAATGTCCGAAACGCAACTCATGAACCCTCAGGATCGCCAGCTTTGGGAGTACTTTGCCAACCTCTATAAAAACAGCAACAAAGGCATCAAGGGTCGTGGCAAGGATCGGAGGATCTCCCCCACATCCAAGTCCAGTGACAGTTCTGCCTCGTGCACACGAATGCAGTCTTTAGAAAGTGATGAGGACCTCAAGGCGTCATGCGGCAGTCGCGAAGCCTCGTCCGCCTATACTAGCAGCTCcagcggagaagaagaggaccCCGAAATCTACTACACTGATAGAAAAGGTCATTGAAAGGTGTTATTTCAGTCATTCAGCTTCatgttcattttctctccttGGGTTTTTCTATTACTATtactcttctttttttcgagATACCAAGTTTTGTCCGTCTTGGACTTGCGCGTCTTTTGTCCAGTTTATTGATGTACTTCTTACCCTCAACTGCTTTCAGGCTCATATGTTTTCTGAAGTTCAAGGGTGATAGTGTGTTACAGGGTTTATTGAGTGATAGCATCATTGAGGACAGTGCTTGGCTGCACGACGGAAAGGGTCAGTTCTGTACAAAAACCAATATCAACAGAACATGTTTCAGTATATAGCCTCACATGTGGTTCGATCTACTAATTGTTCTGATTGGCTGACAAAGGAATGGGCCATCGTGCTTGGGGTGGACGATAGTGCTAATACGGAGTTTTCGCTCTCATGACTATGTTCATTGCAAAGAGCTTCACCTGCCAGAGATCGAAGAACTGTGCTAATGATATGTCCTTCGGCAACTGAATAGCGGCCTGTACTGCCGTGATGTTAAGTTAGGCAAGACTTGGTATTTTCATATACCAGAAAAGTTACCCATGTGCTTGGTAGCACGCGGAGGAGGTTTGGACCCAAGCCCTTGTAGAAACCACCAAACCCTTCTTGAGCCCAGATCTGCGCCATTGCATCACGAACACCACGATACACGAGGTGAGCATCGTATGTCTGCAGACGAGATCTCAGCACTTGGTATGGATAGGTGACACAGCCTGCGAAGATCTTTGAAAGGCTTGAGGTGAGAAAGAAATCGATATTCCCCAATTGTCGTGCCGGTGTCGCCCCCAAACCTATGCTATCGCCACTGGTACGCGAAGCCGAACTCATCCTTGTACGATACGCTTTCAACTTCTCATACGCCATGAATTGAAGAGCACCATGACTGACTCCGAATAAAGCGGGCAAAAGGCCCCTGTAGAAGCCAGAAATACCCTCTGAGCGATAGATCTGTGTTACACCAGTGGTGAAAGACGCATAGGCTCCGGGGGCGTTGGAACCGGTGGATAACATGCGGGTTTTGATCACCCATATAGGATTCGTCAAAAACGATGTGGCAAGTCCTAAAGCGAATATAGTGCAATTAGCAAATGTGATTTCGTGAGCATTGAAGTCCAATGAAACACAGATGGGCGCAGGATCATACCTGCCAGTCCTGATGCAACAAAGTAGTCAGCCGAGGTGAGCTCCAGCACTCGGGAGCCGCGGAGCCTCCGCATCAGATCTTTCGTCTTCCCATAGCAAAGAAAGTACAGCGCCCAGCTGGTAGAATTCCCGATGATGTTGGGTGTTAACCCTCGGTAGAATGCGGTGATACCGCCCTCACGGCGTGAAATTTCACGGATGACACGAAGTGATCCACCAAGTTGAGAAGGCGAGGATCGGTCAACTGAGTCTCAGTTTGCGCATGTGTAAGCTCCATGAAGATGTCTTCTGACCTACTCTGGAAGTATTATACGCGTCACGTCACGTACCCTGTAGCCTTGTCTTTAATAAATCTAGCGGATGGAGGCAGAGCGTAGAGACTATTCCCGCTGTAAATCCTGCTATGGTCTCCACAAAGGATGACGACAGGCCATCCTTAATAGTCATGAAAATTGTGTGTGATTCTTCAGAATCCTTTGGGAGTGCGTTGACGGACTTTCAGGAGAGCCAATCTTCGAAAAACAGCGTGCATGAGAGTTGTTGCGCAAAACTTGCGGGTCttgcttttttctttttttcttcgctCGGCAATAAGCGTAGCAATCCGGCGAGGCGGTTCAACTCCGCGCAATTGCTCGAGTTGAGGCGATGGCCGATGAATGGTATTCTACACAAGAGGAGAAGGGCTTTCCAGTTCGACAAAGCTTTATACTTATACGAATATCTCTTAATAACTGAATACCAATCCTGCGAGAATGAGCCCATTTGCCGGGAGTCATTAGTTTGCCCCAATGGACAGTAGGACGGCATAGCATTTCTCGACGTGAAAAAAAACTTCATCAGTTCTAGTAAACAGTTCGCAAACATGAAACAACTTTAGAAATACATGGGTGCCAATGTCATCCCCAAAACGTCGACACGAAGTATGAAAGAGGGCTTGAGCATCTCCATTACCTCCTCATTTGTGTCCGGGAGAGAAACAGGTGCCGAGGATGATAATGAGAATGCACTCAAGTTCGAAAACCAGTTTTCATAATCCAATACTAGTCATCGTTTTCTCTAAGCGAGGGGCGAAAACAACCTGTCGGGAGGATCAGCTGTCTGCATCGAGGGAGTAAGATTTCGCTGAGGTAATACTTGAAAAGAGAAGGTCTGGGTTCGCTGTACGTGTAGCCTGTTTTTCGCCGTGAGCATTTCTGATATGATTAAGATTTGAGGAGCGAGTTGCATACCCAGATAGATGATCAGAGGCAGATAGCCACTGCGTAAAAGAACCGTCAATACTGCAACCAGAATGAGGAAGCCTCACCGGAAGGGGGTATTACTAGTGGATAGCGACTCTCGAAACGTCAATGACCTTGGAGATTCGCTCCTGGAGTTCAAAATGGCTGGTTAGCAGGGGAAGATAGACTAAGAACATTTCCATCAACGGAAGATCCAACCTTAGTTTCCTCAGAAAACTGAACCATTTCGGTGGATGAACGGGATATAATTATATCAATACTCGAACCTTGGAGCCAGGAAAGGAGAGTAGAGTCGGCGCAGGAGGTTATGGAATGCGGAGTGCTTGGGCGGATTTGGAGATGAGCAGGTGAAGCTCAAGAGTTTTCCGGGAAATTTGGAGGCAAAAAAAGCTTCCCCCAGAGTCCGCAAAATACCCCGTTCTTGCAAACCACATCCAAACTTACAACCATTGTTAAAGTCTGACAGACATCATTTTTGTCCAGAGCGTTTTGTTTCTTTCACTATCCTCCAACGAGATTTTGATCTTAAGACAACAGTCAGCTACCTTGAATTGAGAGTCGGCAACATGTCCGGCGCGAGGCATTGGTGAGTAACCGCCTTTCTCTTATGACACAATGCTACAACGCAAACCAAAAAATTGACCGGGAGTTTTTTAACTTTGTAGGGAGCAAGATAAAGAGGCCACCGTTTACATCGGTAATCTCGATGAACGGGTTACCGATAGCCTGGTATGGGAGCTGATGCTGCAGGCTGGGCGCATCGTCAATGTTCACCTTCCCAAAGATCGAGTAACGCAGTCACACCAGGGTTACGGCTTTGTGGAGTTCATAagcgaggaggatgctgaaTATGCTTCGCGAATAATGAACGGGATTCGCCTTTATGGGAAACCTATACGAGTGAACAAGGCATCTGCCGATAAACAAAAAGCTGTGGAAATCGGAGCAGAGCTCTTCGTTGGAAACCTTGATCCTTTGGTCACGGAGCAGGTCCTATATGATACGTTCAGTCGCTTCGGGACGCTCGTCAATATTCCAAAGGTAAGACGACAATAAATGCCTGCCTAGTGAAGGATATATTCCTCTGCTTCAACAAGCTAACAAACTGTAGGTTGCACGCGATGATAACAACCTTTCCAAGGGCTATGGATTCGTATCTTTTGCCGACTTCGAGTCCTCAGATGCTGCTATTGCCAACATGAACGGGCAATATCTCATGAACAAACAAGTTTCCGTGCAGTACGCCTATAAAAAAGATGGCAAAGGCGAAAGACACGGTGATCAGGCAGAACGAATGCTGGCTGCGCAGGCTCGCAAGCATAATGTCCGTCCACCAACTCAGCCGCTTCCTCCGCAATTCACCAACCCGGGAACTCCTATGGCAGCCGCTGGGGTTGCTAATGGAGACGGCACACAAGCGTTGAACGCCGCTCCGCCGGAATTAGCGACGGGAAGGGGCATACCGCCGCCTAACTTGGGCTTCCAGAACATACCTTCACCACAACCTAATCGACAACTCCCTCCTACGGCTCCCTTGGCAAACCCACCTCCCGGTTTGCCAGCAAGACCTCCGCCCTCGCAAGCCGGTTACGGTGGCCCTCAGACATTTCTCCCCTCTGGTTTCAATTCTGCTGGTCAACAGCCACCCTTCCCACAGCAAGCGGCACCGCCGCCGGGGTTCGCACCACCGGGTTTCGGTCCCCCATCGGGAACCGCTAACCCTCCACCATTACCACCTGGCTTCCAGCAACCTGGTTATGGTGGCGGCCGCTGAGCTTGGATAACTTGCATTCACAGTTTAAACGTGCATTGATGCAGAAAATATATCTCTCATTCAATATTCTTAACGACGATGGTCTTTTCCCACAGTTTTGCTGCGTTACGAGTCGACGAGAGCATCTAGTTCAGGTGATTCCCAATCTTGTGTATCAAAGCTCGCCACTACATGGCACATCAGTTTTTGTTCTCGAGGAACATTACTGAGCTAACTAATCCATTGATAATGAGGTAGAAAGTTTGGGGGCGAAATTACATGATTGATCAGGGTCATATATTCCTTCCATCAGTCTTGCAGTGAGGCAGCATATTATTACCCAAAGTGGTATCATTCACCGGGGGGATATACTGCGATAGTACTTGTTTCACATGAGACGTGGCAAGTGAACTGCTCATACTCTGATGCGATTTTGGCATCTAGCTATACAGACAACCTACGAAGATGGCCAGCCAGTTCTGATTACGATAGAAGAAGTGACATTCGATTGCATCAAGTGATTCATCCATAACTATTTCCTCCTGCGTGTTCGCGAGATTAGAAGAACTCCAGAACAGGGACACGCCTGATGAGCATCAGGAAATGAGTGAAGGGCAAATGAAAGCTGGGTTAGCGAAGACGAACAACTGCTGCTTCGGAAGGGCAGATTCCAAATGGCGGTGCAAACGATAGGCGACAGGAATAGCAATAGGGAATTAGAAATCGGAGCAGGAGTAGTGTTTAAGAGAATGACACGAACTTCGGGTCCCTTGGCCGACCGTCAGGACCGATATTGTGGGTAGCAAACCGTCGTTCGGTGTAGATGCGTCGAGCTTCATCGAAATTAACATTCTGCGTCTTCATGATCTTCTGCACCTCGCGTTTTGCTTTGTTGTCTAAGCCAGCTCTTGTGTCGCCATCTGCGATGTTGGAGGATATATCGAACTGTGATGAGGAGAGGCCCGCCTCCAGGTCCCCCGCAAAGCTGGAGGGAAGGCGAGCATAAAGATGATCGGGAACTGGGATTAAGGGCAACCACCGGGATCGGGTGAGATAGAGCGCTGCCAACGGGCATCAGATTGGTTACAATCAAGGTATACAATTTGTGGATCAGACATACCGGTCCCGCAAATGACGACTGCAAAGGTGAGGAAATAAAGAGTATAGTATGCCATATTGACCGCGTATATGCAATTACACGGACTTCGGCGAGTAAATATTGATGTTGCTATGTTAGTTACTATGACTTCCTACTGCGGGTGTACCGGAATACTGGCAGCAAGGCAGATGGGATTTGTGACGCGAGCCAACTCGTCAGTCAAGTCAGATAAAAGCCAGTAACGTGTGATGCTGACTGGGCAGGGTACTGCCACTAACAGCTACAAAGTAAGCATCTGAACAGAAAGACGGTGAAATATAGTTGGCATTCAAGAAACCATGCGCAACAATATTGAAGCCAGATCAATATCAAGCTGAGAAAGGCAGGTTCGGAGTACCTTGGCTAGTACGTAAAGGTAAGGTACGGATAAGGGAGCTCATCGGCACCAAGATATGATTGGAAGCTGCCTGGCCGGTGTGGGGAGGAGGGGGCTGGCGCACTCTTAGGggctcttccttgatgactTAAACCTTGAAGGCCAGACTATGCCGAAAACGGCCGCCTTAGCGAGAGTGTGGGATTCTGTTCTTGGCACGATCGCACACAATAACGATCCCAGGCAATTAAAGTATACCAGCCTCGCGTCGAGTTCGATCTGTTCCCATTCAATCAGCTTGAAAGAGACATAACAATGGCCGCCGAAAGAACAAACGTTTCCAGCGACCTTGTCTGGCAGATCACTCGTAAGTTTATCTCTTTTTGCCGACACCATTATCCTACTCCGAAGTAACGGGGTTTTATTTCTATTGCTCTACCAATACTGTCCGTTACTCTCCTTGATTTTTGCTGATTCATATACTCTGAACAGGCAGCCAGAATGCTTTTCTGGTCAAGCGGAGGACCGGTGGTGGCTCCCAATTCTCCCGCGATCCCCTGAACCTGCAAAACAAGCAGTCTTTTAAGGTACGATCCTGAAGACTAATTATGATTTCAATGGCACTAGAAACGCTGACTTAATCCTCTGTATAGTATGCTGGCTATGCCAACACCAAGGTACCtcatacatcatcaactTGCAGACTTTCGATAATAAAGAGGAATTGTATCTAAGCTATTGTGAACAGGCTGTCGGTGTGCAGGCTACTGAGAACGGCGGTGTCGTTGTCATCACCAAGAAGCCTGGCAACCCTCAGCAGCCCGCGAAGAACCTGGTCAGCGTCAGCTGGGGCCCTAACGCTGCCACCCGCAAGTAAGCAGAACAACCTATATCTCCCTGATTTGCCGGGTGGCATTGTCTCAGGCTGGTTTTGCTAATCAGCGGCATTGTTCTATGGCACAGGATCTACAAGGCTGTAGCAAGCAAGACCGCCAAGAACGGCTACCGCGCCGACCTCCGTGAAGACGCCGTTGCTCGTGTGAGCGCCATCCGTCGCTCCcagaagcccaagaaggaCGCTGCCCCTAAGAAGCTCAGAGGCGCTCAAGCCAGAAAGGCTGCGGAGCAGAAGTCGGAGTAAATACAAATTCAGCCAAAAAAAAACGCCGAAGACAAGAGGTCAAGGAACGGGCGCATCGAATGAAATAGAGCCGTGCTGGTCAAGGGCGAAAGTGTCCCTGTAATTTAGCAATTATCGTTATTGGGTATTGTCCTTCTGAGGCCATCAGCAATCTCAGCACCATAAAAAAGAAAGCGAGAATCAAATGCCGTGCAGAATGGTTGAGTCCAGATTTACGTTTTCCGGGACCATAGGACAAAAACTTCGTACTCTGTAATTTAGCTTGCGTAGTCCTCTACTCATAGACTTCCGAAGTACGACATAGTCATTATCTGCAGTTGGCACATGTTCTAGATTGTGAACGATTACAGCCGCTTGTCGGGCCGAAACGTATTCTAGAACCTGTTGGGACAGAGCTTGGAGCTTTCAGGTTTTGCCGCATGTAACACTCAACACCCGCCTTTTCCCGAGTTcatgatggatggatggaatCAACTCACAAATTCGGTATGTTCCTCGGTGATACATGTCTTGAAACACACGAAAATTGCCGGGATTCAGGGCGCTTCGGGTTGGATCAAGCGGACTCCTGACGTACATTTATGGACCAAGACACGAAAAACCTAGTTTCTCGGCCAGTAAGTGACAGTACCGCCGGGAACATGGATATAGCTCTTTAGGAAGTTTCCGGTAACATCAATGAATACTGCTTCATCGGACTAAAACTGTGGGAGTTCTCCTAAATACACTCCCCACACATGTGATCTCCGTCTTCCGTCTTTCGTCTACCCCTCCGCAAATGCAGGTCTGTATGAGAGCAACAGAGCTATAATCATAATAATTAGTCTTAGTAAAAACTGGATAATGGTTGGACATAAATACATTTCCTTGCCTGCCCGAGACAGTAATGATTGTTGGCCATCATACCTGGTCGTCCCCACCCCCGGTCCTGTATCTATAAGAACTAGATGATTGCCATGATTGTTATGACTGCCCGGAGAAGTTGTGGCTCTTGCCTCGCATTCTAGATCTCCATCACTCAAAGAAATTGCCAAGCGATCATCAATTCCTCAAGAAATGTACGTCCAGTGTGAACTATAAACCTATAGATAGCTATTGTTTCTACTATTCGCACTGTTTCTTTGTGCCTTCCCCGTTCATCCTCTTCCCAACCCCGAATATGGTGTGTTGTTTGTTCCCGTTTAGTTTACCGTTACCCCTCCCCTACAGCCAGCATGCCCCtccctcctgctccaccCCCGCTCTACCTCAAGTGCTTTCTTTCACCTTCGACCGGTTGTGCTTCTTCCATCAACATTTCCCCAATCTTGCGTTGGTCCAATTCTGTCAGTTGTCCGCCTTACTCACACGCGATACAGAGAACGTTACTTTCTTGTTCTTAATTGACAGCTACCAAGCATAAAGCTCTAATCTctcatcatggtcaaggcGGGTAAGCATCTGATCGGCTCCCTTTAGTGATCACCGAAAGAGCTATCCTACTAATTCATTCCTATAGCTGTTCTCGGAGCCTCTGGTGGCATTGGCCAGGTATGTACCCTCTGACTTTATTGCTCACCGCTCATCACATAGTCACGTACTGATATTCATTCTCGTCGCGTCTTTAGCCTCTATCTCTTTTGTTGAAGGCATGCCCCCTAGTTGATGAGCTTGCTCTCTACGATGTTGTCAACACACCCGGCGTCGCTGCGGATCTGTCTCACATCTCTTCTGTCGCGGTATGTGACATCATCCTAGACCCATCTACTCAAGTGATTAATCCTCGTTCTGACTCGCACTTTCAGAAAGTATCCGGCTACCTTCCCAAAGACGATGGTCTGAAGAATGCATTGACTGGCACTGATATTGTCGTCATTCCTGCTGGAATCCCTCGTTAGTACTCCTGTTCGCCAGGACAAAAAAATGCTACTCTTCTTCTGACTCAAAATCTTCCCAACAGGCAAGCCTGGTATGACTCGTGACGATCTGTTCAAGGTGAATGCTGGTATCGTCCGTGACTTGGTGACGGGAATCGCGCAGTACTGCCCCAAGGCTTTTGTACTCATCATCTCGAATCCTGTAAACTCCACAGTCCCAATCGCCGCTGAGGTGCTTAAGAAACAGGGTGTCTTCGACCCCAAGCGCCTCTTTGGTGTCACCACCCTGGATATTGTCCGTGCAGAGACCTTCACTCAAGAATATTCCGGACAGAAGGATCCATCCAAGGTCCAGATTCCTGTTGTTGGCGGGCACTCTGGCGAGACCATCGTTCCCCTCTTCAGCAAGGCTTCCCCTGCCTTGGATATTCCTGCAGACAAGTATGACGCTCTTGTGAACCGTGAGTGTCTGCTCTATATCTACAGTTATTTGCAGCTAGCGACTAACTCGTCCGTAGGTGTCCAGTTTGGTGGAGATGAGGTCGTCAAGGCTAAAGATGGCGCCGGCTCCGCCACTTTGTCCATGGCTTATGCTGGCTTCAGGTCTGCCACCTTTTCCGGAGCTTAAATCCGCCTACCTGCTAATTCAAGGTAGATTTGCCGAAAAGGTTATCAGGGCTTCGCAGGGCCAGTCAGGCATTGTCGAACCTACTTACATTTACTTGCGAGGTGTCACTGGTGGTGAGGAAATTGCCAACGAGACTGGTGTTGAGTTCTTCTCGACCCTTGTCGAACTCGGGGTAAGTGTTTCCACGTCTTCAGCACAGACAATTCTCATATAGTATATGCTAAATGCGAAAAAGCGTAACGGCGCGGAGAAAGCCATCAACATTCTCCAGGGCGTCACCgagcaggaaaagaagcTCCTCGAGGCTTGCACCAAGGGCCTTAAGGGCAACATCGAAAAGGGCATCGAATTCGTCAAGAATACCCCACCAAAGTAAACTCGCCTATCCCCGTCAAAACAAGCTCACCCCCATTGGCCTGCCGCACCGTTGTCTTCCCTGAGGAGCATTTGTCGATGGCATTTTCCCCTCCCCGATGAGCTCACCAGAATTGAAAAGGACGTCGCTAATCATAGATATCCCGGAAAGATAGGCTTTAAATTATAAGATTGACGAAGACTGAGGGAGGGGTCGTCGTGGGTTGATCATAAGGTTCTTGGAATGTAGACCCCTAGGGATATGCATGCAGAAACGAATAAAtccttttttccctctttttcttgctttaGAGTGAGCCTGTTGCAGTGTAAAGAAGATAATTGAGCCTGCCCCAGGGACGAGAGACAAAAGGGGTCTTTGTATCTCATACTGGTGCCTTCGAGGCGAATTCAACGCCCCCAGCTTTCAGGGCCTTGGCTGAACCGTTTTGATTTGGAACGTCGCCCCGGGAAGCTCAGACGTTTCAGCTTGTACAGTGGTGGCAATGCCCATGTTCGATAGAGCACCTCGAATGATGCCACATGGAAACCAGAGGAACTGGGGTCATGCCCAAATGTCAGAATGACGATGAAGGTAGAAATTGGGGTATTGCCCACCGCTTGTGCCATAGCAGTCGCCTCGCTTCGAGAAGCCATACTCATTCTTGCAAATGGTCGAAACGAGTTATCTGTGAGGACGTAAACACCCTGAAAGATAGAATATACCACTGTCAGCTTCTATCCCTCAAGACCTGGAGACTCAAGCGCATAAGTTTGGTCTAGACTCGCTTCCGTGTACTAACCCTGTGATTTGTTTTCAAATTATCCACTTGCTTCTTGAAAAGAATGGTCCACAGATCCTTGCAGAGAAACTTGATAACATCGAGATTGTCGGTGAAACGGGGGCGATCGCGAGAAAATCTGCCCGGGGAGAAGATGCGAGAGGGATATGTCAGCTGCATTTGCGTTCAGTCAAGCCCCGTTCAGGGAGATTGCTTCTGCCTTATGTTCATTGGAACACATGTTCTATCCCTCAAGTACTAGACAGAATGTGTCGTTGGCTTACCGTTCCGCAAGTCCTTGACCAACTCGGTAGCCTATAGACTCTAGTCGAAAGAATGTCGACTCCCtgatctcgtcgtcatc contains:
- a CDS encoding mitochondrial import receptor subunit TOM7, translated to MVQFSEETKERISKVIDVSRVAIHYGYLPLIIYLGYTYSEPRPSLFKLFSPLA
- a CDS encoding putative mitochondrial folate carrier protein Flx1, with amino-acid sequence MTIKDGLSSSFVETIAGFTAGIVSTLCLHPLDLLKTRLQVDRSSPSQLGGSLRVIREISRREGGITAFYRGLTPNIIGNSTSWALYFLCYGKTKDLMRRLRGSRVLELTSADYFVASGLAGLATSFLTNPIWVIKTRMLSTGSNAPGAYASFTTGVTQIYRSEGISGFYRGLLPALFGVSHGALQFMAYEKLKAYRTRMSSASRTSGDSIGLGATPARQLGNIDFFLTSSLSKIFAGCVTYPYQVLRSRLQTYDAHLVYRGVRDAMAQIWAQEGFGGFYKGLGPNLLRVLPSTWVTFLVYENTKSCLT
- a CDS encoding trafficking protein particle complex subunit — encoded protein: MSFDASVSSINTSDPHARFLSTSCLDFLLIELVPMAERLTRELALNDKALDDDEIRESTFFRLESIGYRVGQGLAERFSRDRPRFTDNLDVIKFLCKDLWTILFKKQVDNLKTNHRGVYVLTDNSFRPFARMSMASRSEATAMAQAFLWFPCGIIRGALSNMGIATTVQAETSELPGATFQIKTVQPRP
- a CDS encoding DUF2015 domain-containing protein, whose protein sequence is MAYYTLYFLTFAVVICGTALYLTRSRWLPLIPVPDHLYARLPSSFAGDLEAGLSSSQFDISSNIADGDTRAGLDNKAKREVQKIMKTQNVNFDEARRIYTERRFATHNIGPDGRPRDPKFVSFS
- a CDS encoding U2 snRNP complex subunit HSH49, producing the protein MSGARHWEQDKEATVYIGNLDERVTDSLVWELMLQAGRIVNVHLPKDRVTQSHQGYGFVEFISEEDAEYASRIMNGIRLYGKPIRVNKASADKQKAVEIGAELFVGNLDPLVTEQVLYDTFSRFGTLVNIPKVARDDNNLSKGYGFVSFADFESSDAAIANMNGQYLMNKQVSVQYAYKKDGKGERHGDQAERMLAAQARKHNVRPPTQPLPPQFTNPGTPMAAAGVANGDGTQALNAAPPELATGRGIPPPNLGFQNIPSPQPNRQLPPTAPLANPPPGLPARPPPSQAGYGGPQTFLPSGFNSAGQQPPFPQQAAPPPGFAPPGFGPPSGTANPPPLPPGFQQPGYGGGR
- a CDS encoding malate dehydrogenase, translated to MVKAAVLGASGGIGQPLSLLLKACPLVDELALYDVVNTPGVAADLSHISSVAKVSGYLPKDDGLKNALTGTDIVVIPAGIPRKPGMTRDDLFKVNAGIVRDLVTGIAQYCPKAFVLIISNPVNSTVPIAAEVLKKQGVFDPKRLFGVTTLDIVRAETFTQEYSGQKDPSKVQIPVVGGHSGETIVPLFSKASPALDIPADKYDALVNRVQFGGDEVVKAKDGAGSATLSMAYAGFRFAEKVIRASQGQSGIVEPTYIYLRGVTGGEEIANETGVEFFSTLVELGRNGAEKAINILQGVTEQEKKLLEACTKGLKGNIEKGIEFVKNTPPK
- the azf1 gene encoding C2H2-type zinc finger protein, producing METAEPVSYEFTGHAMGSMAPRRLLHAGLGSNFSYYNNPATSFPLPYHPSSSTPYGFSHTINQHPHQLPGYQHFYLTNHPSLNSQPVRLSSEPPTVQQIPDIRPAKNAISRIVGKPLAKSEQSASSQPIAAAQPPATGVTQEKGPGSTEIEFSTEVDILMKTIQAKAVPQQSALQCLPPLQQLTHGGENGFSQAYAMASSTLRCNVAVEELASRPGKKRKYICRLPNCGKSFAQKTHLDIHMRAHTGDKPFVCKEPSCGQRFSQLGNLKTHQRRHTGEKPFSCDICQKRFAQRGNVRAHKITHQHAKPFTCLLDDCGKQFTQLGNLKSHQNKFHATTLRTLTLKFSQMSETQLMNPQDRQLWEYFANLYKNSNKGIKGRGKDRRISPTSKSSDSSASCTRMQSLESDEDLKASCGSREASSAYTSSSSGEEEDPEIYYTDRKGH